From a region of the Canis lupus dingo isolate Sandy chromosome 5, ASM325472v2, whole genome shotgun sequence genome:
- the LOC112671012 gene encoding olfactory receptor 10S1: protein MFVDVSFAAKGITNRSGCEQTAMETEDPNQTVVSHFFLEGLMYTAEQPSLFFLLFLLTYSITLTGNLLILLTVGSDPHLCSPMYHFLGHLSFLDACLSTVTVPKVMAGLLTVDGKVISLEGCALQLYCFHLLASTECFLYTVMAYDRYLAICQPLRYPVAMNSRMCVGLAGTTWAVGAVHSAIHTSLTFHLPYCGPHHIAYFFCDIPPVLKLACADTSVNELVMLANIGVVAAGCLILIVVSYVFIVAAVLRIRTARGRRRAFSTCTSHLTVVLLYYVPPVCIYLQPRSGGAGAGVPAVFYTIVTPMLNPFIYTLRNKEVKRALQRLLSRGPRESPAGSPPP from the coding sequence ATGTTTGTTGATGTCAGTTTTGCTGCAAAGGGGATAACTAACCGCTCTGGGTGTGAGCAGACGGCCATGGAGACGGAGGACCCCAACCAGACTGTGGTGAGCCACTTCTTCCTGGAGGGGCTGATGTACACAGCTGAACAACCtagcctcttcttcctcctcttcctcctcacctaCAGCATCACCTTGACTGGGAATCTCCTCATCCTCCTGACTGTGGGCTCTGATCCTCACCTCTGCTCCCCTATGTACCACTTCCTGGGGCACCTCTCCTTCCTGGATGCCTGTTTGTCTACAGTGACGGTGCCCAAGGTCATGGCAGGCCTCCTGACCGTGGATGGGAAGGTGATCTCCTTGGAGGGCTGTGCTCTACAGCTTTACTGCTTCCATCTCCTGGCCAGCACTGAGTGCTTCCTATACACGGTCATGGCCTACGACCGCTACCTAGCTATCTGCCAACCCCTGCGCTACCCAGTGGCCATGAACAGCCGGATGTGTGTGGGGCTGGCTGGCACCACCTGGGCCGTAGGTGCTGTGCATTCGGCGATCCACACCTCCCTCACCTTCCACCTGCCCTACTGCGGTCCTCACCACATTGCCTACTTCTTCTGCGACATCCCCCCGGTGCTGAAGCTGGCCTGCGCCGACACCTCCGTTAATGAGCTTGTCATGCTTGCCAACATTGGCGTCGTGGCCGCAGGTTGCTTGATCCTCATCGTCGTATCCTATGTCTTCATCGTGGCGGCGGTGCTGCGGATCCGCACCGCCCGGGGCCGGCGGAGGGCCTTCTCCACCTGCACCTCTCACCTCACCGTGGTGCTGCTGTACTACGTGCCACCTGTCTGCATCTACCTGCAGCCTCGCTCCGGGGGGGCAGGAGCGGGGGTCCCTGCGGTCTTCTACACAATCGTCACTCCCATGCTCAACCCTTTCATCTACACTCTGCGCAACAAGGAGGTCAAGCGGGCTCTGCAAAGACTTTTGAGCCGAGGCCCGCGGGAGTCCCCGGCAGGCAGCCCGCCCCCCTGA
- the LOC125755043 gene encoding olfactory receptor 8B3-like, translated as MAIGNDSSVTEFILLGLTQQPELQLPLFFIFLGFYVVTMVGNMGLIFLIGLNPHLHTPMYYFLFNLSFIDFCYSSVIIPRMLMSFVKENIISYAECMTQLCFFSFFVIDECYVLTSMAYDRYVAICKPLLYKVTMSHQVCLMLMVGTYVMGFVGAIAHTGCMLRLSFCDGNIVNHYMCDIPPLLQLSCTSTYINEVMVFIVVGINVIVPSLTISISYTLILSNIFHIRSTEGRSKAFSTCSSHIVTVSLFFGASAFMYLKPSPAGSLDRDKVSTVFYTIVGPMMNPFIYSLRNKDVKIALSKTLKKRVFS; from the coding sequence ATGGCCATAGGAAATGACTCTTCAGTGACCGAGTTTATCCTGCTGGGTTTAACACAACAGCCAGAACTCCAGCTGcctctcttcttcattttcttaggaTTCTATGTGGTCACCATGGTGGGGAACATGGGCTTGATTTTTCTGATTGGTCTGAACCCTCACCTGCACACTCCCATGTACTACTTTCTCTTCAACCTTtccttcattgatttctgctacTCGTCTGTCATAATCCCTAGAATGCTGATGAGTTTTGTAAAGGAGAACATCATCTCTTATGCAGAGTGCATGACACagctctgtttcttctctttctttgttatCGATGAGTGCTATGTTTTGACATCAATGGCTTATGACCGGtatgtggccatctgtaagcCCCTGCTCTACAAGGTCACCATGTCCCATCAGGTCTGCCTCATGCTGATGGTGGGAACATATGTGATGGGGTTTGTGGGTGCCATTGCCCACACCGGTTGTATGCTGAGACTCAGCTTCTGTGATGGCAACATCGTCAATCATTACATGTGTGACATACCTCCTCTTCTCCAGCTCTCTTGCACAAGCACGTATATCAATGAGGTTATGGTTTTCATTGTGGTGGGCATCAATGTAATAGTGCCCAGTCTCACTATCTCCATTTCTTACACCTTGATCCTCTCCAACATATTCCATATCCGTTCTACAGAGGGCAGGTCCAAAGCCTTCAGTACCTGTAGCTCTCACATAGTtactgtttctctcttctttggagCATCGGCATTCATGTACCTTAAGCCCTCTCCTGCTGGGTCTCTGGATCGAGATAAAGTATCCACAGTTTTTTATACCATCGTGGGGCCAATGATGAATCCTTTTATTTACAGTCTAAGGAACAAAGATGTTAAAATTGCACTGAGTAAGACTTTGAAGAAAAGGGTGTTCTCATAA